acagtcgaaaattaaaacagtatgtaaaaaataaaaattaatgtgtggatagcactatCATGTGTTTCCTATCCACTAATTGTTACAATTTCTTCTACTAGTATTGAAAGCTAGTTGTGCTGTGATAAATGGTTACTGCtttaaaatgtggttttcatTACATGAGGTATATATTAATTCCTTCTAAACTTAAAATTGGGATTCATGAGAACTAAGACTTCACCAAAATCGTAACCAAATACCAATACTGTTAGGGTGATGCTACATAGATCATCTTTATAAACCATGTTTTGTAGATTATATGAGGCGATGGCtaatgattgaattttttttaatcattaaaaataaaattcaaccatcaacaaccacatcatatAATTGATAAAATATCGTCTAAAAAAATggtttataaaatataatataaaaagatATTCTTGTTCATACTTTTATAAAGTTTGTAATCCTACATTCAATGGACCATGATTTTCATAATCTACAAAACCTTTCCACCTTCAATGAATTCCATATTGAAAGGATTGTTTTCCATATGTATGttttttatttcctaattcttcTAACTTCTAAATATCACAGATGTGTTTTGAATTACAAAAGTATGCACTTTTGTAACGTTTTTCATAAATTATCCTTCACCGACATAAACACGGCTCGGGAATTGACACAGGATATTATTTATGCTAGAATtatttctttattaattttcaatttgtgGTATGTGATAAAATCAACGTACAATAATTTTAATCGGGCAATACCAAGACCAACAATACTTTTTGGTTGAGAAGAAGGACCATTATCAGAAAAAGATAAAAGTAATTTACAGAAAGTCCCCTAGATTTATTTAAATTACAGTCGCTGAAGGTAATCGGAAAAAAACCTCACAGAGTTGGAACTCCCTTTTGTCGCCTTCTAATTCCACGTGTTAAAAAACAGATACCCGGATCCACGCAAGAAGCTACGCGCGTGCAATTAGCAATATTGAATGCAATAATAAAAGTTAAATACTCGTACGTTGCCAAACACGATTATAGGGAGCGACTCAAAAATTTCTCCCAGTCTTTCAGTCCTTTCCGTCTTCGCCATTCCTCTCCTTTCCAATGGACTCTCTCACCCTCTTTTGTACGGGCGCTCTCCTCGCCGGCGGGATCTATTGGTTTGTCTGCATTCTTGGCCCTGCCGAGCGAAAAGGCAAACGTGCCATGGATCTCTCCGGTGGCTCCATCTCCGCCGAGAAAGTTCAAGATAGCTACGACAAATATTGGTCCTTTTTCCGCCGCCCAAAAGAGATCGAAACGGCCGAGAAAGTCCCCGACTTTGTGGACACCTTTTACAACTTAGTCACCGATATTTACGAGTGGGGTTGGGGCCAGTCCTTTCACTTCTCCCCGCACGTCCCCGGCAAGTCCCACAAGGACGCCACGCGCCTCCACGAGGAGATGGCCGTCGATCTCATCGACGTCAAACCCGGAGACCGAATTCTCGACGTCGGATGCGGCGTAGGTGGGCCTATGCGTGCCATCGCGGCCCACTCGCGCGCCAACGTCACCGGGATCACGATCAACGAGTACCAGGTTAAACGGGCGCGTCAGCACAATAAGAAGGCCGGCCTCGAATCGCTCTGCGAGGTCGTCTGCGGGAACTTCCTCGAGATGCCGTTCCCGGAGAACAGCTTTGACGGCGCGTACTCAATCGAGGCAACATGCCACGCGCCGAAGTTGGAGGAGGTGTACGCTGAGATCTTCAGGGTTCTGAAGCCGGGGGCTCTGTACGTGTCGTACGAGTGGGTGACGACGGACAAGTACAAGGGTGACGACGCCGAACACATGGATGTCATTCAGGGGATCGAGAGAGGGGACGCCCTGCCGGGACTCAGGAGCTATACGGATATTGCGGAGACGGCGAGGAAGGTCGGGTTCGAGGTGGTGAAGGAGAAAGATCTGGCCAAGCCGCCGGCGCAGCCGTGGTGGAATCGATTGAAGATGGGGAGGATCGCATACTGGCGCAACCACATTCTGGTGACGGTGCTCGCCGCCGTCGGAATTGCACCGAAAGGAACCGTGGATGTGCACGAGATGCTGTTCAAAACCGCGGACTTTTTGACCAGGGGCGGCGAAACCGGAATCTTCAGTCCGATGCACATGATTCTCTGCCGGAAGCCCGAGACAGCCAAATCATCTTAATTTCCGGTATCGCCGGTGCACCCCCGCGCCCCTTTAGCCCCtttttgttgtattttatttttgtgttatcCTATTTTAATTATCTTTCTGATCTaggtttgttttccttttttttcttcgtttACTTGACCTGCTAATTTATTATCATTCTcttgtaattttgttttggaATTATTTAAGTTCGTGGTTGGATGGATTGGATCTTTGCTCggtt
Above is a window of Malus sylvestris chromosome 15, drMalSylv7.2, whole genome shotgun sequence DNA encoding:
- the LOC126603969 gene encoding 24-methylenesterol C-methyltransferase 2-like — protein: MDSLTLFCTGALLAGGIYWFVCILGPAERKGKRAMDLSGGSISAEKVQDSYDKYWSFFRRPKEIETAEKVPDFVDTFYNLVTDIYEWGWGQSFHFSPHVPGKSHKDATRLHEEMAVDLIDVKPGDRILDVGCGVGGPMRAIAAHSRANVTGITINEYQVKRARQHNKKAGLESLCEVVCGNFLEMPFPENSFDGAYSIEATCHAPKLEEVYAEIFRVLKPGALYVSYEWVTTDKYKGDDAEHMDVIQGIERGDALPGLRSYTDIAETARKVGFEVVKEKDLAKPPAQPWWNRLKMGRIAYWRNHILVTVLAAVGIAPKGTVDVHEMLFKTADFLTRGGETGIFSPMHMILCRKPETAKSS